A part of uncultured Treponema sp. genomic DNA contains:
- a CDS encoding RNB domain-containing ribonuclease, with protein sequence MIKANSLVIYKNTAAVVLSVAENNKFSIKFQSVPATATKPAVYDTQNVRAKDILLLNEGPVSSLESVLKFAAEKCPSASDIYNLEQANEIFLQIKDCYELLSGEASGEIYPFSELVSLFRGEVKADEAWGLYCALKNTVYFSQVLKEQLDGKIAFTVRPQQEIDSLVKKAGEKEKEAELRAEFIQRLKTGKLLPEDSVFMGDVEALALGKTDKSRTMHDAGLKETPERAHKLLLDTGLWDITRNPYPLRWGLSTKSASDSLDSPPEEERLELDCVSYAIDNAWSTDPDDAVAFDGKYLWIHIADPASTVQPDSPIDKNARARGATLYIPEGAARMLCESCLEDYALGLKEKSRALSFRILLDENGAIEDCSVFKTLVKVKRLSYEQADELMESEELKPLFSIAWKNVERRKKSGAVQISMPEVHISVEPETKKVSIEPIIHPKSSEMIREMMLLAGEGAAKFAFKNQIPFPFVSQEAPVIPDDIPEGLAGQFRLRRCMRKRSVGVTPGMHCALGLNMYSQVTSPLRRYGDLIAHIQLRAFLDKRELLDKDTMLMRISEGDAGAQAAHKAERKSNMHWTLVYLLQNPGWTGEAVCVDKGMKFPLFSIPFLAIETFMPCPEKTELNDVVKIKVKKIELTEQQVEFEIIN encoded by the coding sequence ATGATAAAAGCTAACTCACTTGTTATATATAAAAATACTGCTGCTGTTGTCCTTTCTGTTGCTGAAAATAATAAGTTTTCTATAAAATTCCAGTCTGTTCCCGCCACTGCCACAAAGCCCGCTGTTTATGATACTCAAAACGTCCGCGCAAAGGATATTCTTTTGCTGAATGAAGGTCCGGTTTCTTCCCTTGAATCTGTTTTGAAATTCGCTGCGGAAAAATGTCCTTCAGCTTCTGATATTTACAATCTTGAGCAGGCAAATGAGATTTTTCTTCAGATAAAAGACTGCTATGAACTTTTGTCGGGCGAAGCTTCCGGGGAAATTTATCCTTTTAGTGAATTGGTTTCGCTTTTTAGAGGCGAGGTGAAAGCTGACGAGGCTTGGGGACTTTACTGCGCTTTAAAGAATACAGTTTATTTTAGCCAGGTTTTAAAGGAGCAGCTGGACGGAAAAATTGCGTTTACTGTCCGCCCTCAGCAAGAAATTGATTCCCTTGTAAAAAAAGCCGGTGAAAAAGAAAAAGAAGCCGAACTGCGTGCAGAATTTATTCAGCGATTAAAAACCGGAAAGCTTTTGCCGGAAGATTCTGTTTTTATGGGCGATGTGGAAGCTCTTGCGCTTGGAAAAACAGACAAAAGCCGCACAATGCACGATGCCGGCTTAAAGGAAACTCCAGAGCGTGCGCACAAACTTTTGCTTGATACAGGACTTTGGGACATTACACGCAATCCGTATCCTTTGCGCTGGGGACTTTCCACAAAGTCAGCATCAGATTCACTTGATTCTCCGCCGGAAGAAGAGAGGCTTGAGCTTGACTGTGTTTCTTATGCAATTGACAATGCTTGGTCAACTGACCCGGATGATGCTGTTGCCTTTGACGGAAAATATCTTTGGATTCATATTGCAGATCCAGCGTCTACAGTTCAGCCAGATTCGCCAATTGATAAAAATGCACGCGCAAGAGGGGCAACTCTTTATATTCCAGAGGGTGCTGCAAGAATGCTGTGCGAAAGCTGTCTTGAAGATTATGCGCTTGGACTAAAGGAAAAAAGCCGTGCCTTGTCTTTTAGAATTCTTCTTGATGAAAATGGTGCAATTGAAGATTGTTCTGTTTTTAAGACACTTGTAAAAGTAAAACGTCTTTCTTATGAGCAGGCTGACGAGCTTATGGAAAGTGAAGAATTAAAGCCTCTTTTTTCTATCGCATGGAAAAATGTGGAACGCCGCAAAAAGTCCGGGGCTGTTCAGATTTCAATGCCGGAAGTTCACATTTCAGTTGAGCCTGAAACAAAAAAGGTTTCAATAGAACCTATTATTCATCCTAAAAGCTCAGAAATGATTCGCGAAATGATGCTTTTGGCTGGAGAAGGAGCTGCAAAATTCGCATTCAAGAATCAGATTCCGTTTCCGTTTGTAAGCCAGGAAGCTCCTGTAATTCCAGATGATATTCCGGAAGGGCTTGCAGGTCAGTTCAGGCTTAGAAGATGTATGAGAAAAAGGTCTGTCGGTGTAACTCCTGGAATGCACTGCGCTTTGGGGCTTAATATGTACAGTCAGGTTACAAGTCCTTTGCGCCGCTACGGAGACTTGATTGCGCATATTCAGCTGCGGGCTTTCTTGGATAAAAGGGAGCTTTTGGACAAGGACACAATGCTTATGCGTATTTCAGAAGGAGATGCCGGAGCGCAGGCGGCTCACAAAGCTGAACGCAAAAGCAATATGCACTGGACTCTTGTTTATCTTTTGCAGAATCCCGGCTGGACAGGTGAGGCTGTCTGCGTTGACAAAGGAATGAAGTTTCCGCTGTTTTCAATTCCTTTTCTTGCAATTGAAACTTTTATGCCGTGTCCTGAAAAAACTGAGCTTAATGACGTGGTGAAAATAAAGGTAAAGAAAATTGAACTTACTGAGCAGCAGGTTGAATTCGAAATTATAAATTAA
- a CDS encoding O-acetylhomoserine aminocarboxypropyltransferase/cysteine synthase, producing the protein MKDFQNGIETKCIHSGYEPKNGEPRMIPIVQSTTFKYDTSEAMGKLFDLEASGYFYSRLQNPTNDYVASKIAALEGGTAAMLTSSGQAANFFAVFNIASAGDHVVVSSTIYGGTFNLFNVTMRKMGIDFTFLDPECSDEDLNAAFKPNTKAVFGETIANPALIVFDIERFAKAAHSHGVPLIVDNTFATPVNCRPFEWGADIVTHSTTKYMDGHDATIGGAIVDSGKFDWLANAQKFPGLCTPDESYHGVVYAKKFGKEGAFITKATVQLMRDFGSVQSPMNAYFLNLGLESLPLRVARHCENALKVAEFLQLHKNVSWVNYPGLKGNKYYELAKKYMPNGTCGVISFGVKGGRQAAEKFMSNLKLAMIATHVADCRTCVLHPASSTHRQMSDEELKAAGVLPDMVRLSVGVENVNDIIADLTQALEV; encoded by the coding sequence ATGAAAGATTTTCAGAATGGAATCGAAACGAAATGCATTCATTCGGGATATGAGCCAAAAAACGGCGAGCCTAGAATGATTCCTATTGTTCAAAGCACAACTTTTAAGTATGACACAAGCGAAGCAATGGGAAAACTTTTTGACCTTGAGGCTTCAGGCTATTTTTACAGCAGGCTTCAGAATCCTACAAATGATTATGTGGCTTCGAAAATTGCTGCTCTTGAAGGCGGAACTGCCGCTATGCTCACTTCTTCCGGCCAGGCTGCAAACTTCTTTGCGGTTTTCAATATTGCAAGCGCGGGCGACCATGTCGTTGTTTCTTCTACAATTTACGGCGGAACTTTCAACTTGTTCAATGTTACAATGCGTAAAATGGGAATTGATTTTACTTTTTTAGATCCAGAATGTTCAGACGAGGATCTTAATGCGGCTTTTAAACCGAACACAAAAGCTGTTTTCGGCGAGACAATTGCGAATCCGGCTTTGATTGTTTTTGACATCGAGCGTTTTGCAAAAGCGGCGCACAGCCACGGAGTTCCGCTTATCGTAGACAATACTTTTGCAACTCCAGTGAATTGCCGTCCGTTTGAATGGGGCGCAGACATTGTAACTCATTCCACAACAAAATATATGGACGGACACGATGCGACTATTGGCGGCGCAATTGTTGATTCAGGCAAATTTGACTGGCTTGCAAATGCCCAGAAGTTTCCAGGACTTTGCACTCCAGATGAAAGCTATCACGGCGTGGTTTACGCAAAAAAATTTGGAAAAGAAGGCGCGTTTATTACAAAGGCAACAGTTCAGCTTATGAGAGACTTTGGCTCTGTTCAGTCCCCGATGAATGCTTACTTTTTAAATCTTGGACTTGAATCCTTGCCGCTTCGTGTTGCCCGCCACTGCGAAAATGCCTTGAAAGTTGCAGAATTTCTTCAGTTGCATAAAAATGTTTCTTGGGTGAACTATCCCGGATTAAAAGGAAACAAATATTACGAGCTTGCAAAAAAATATATGCCGAACGGAACTTGCGGAGTTATTTCTTTTGGAGTGAAAGGCGGAAGGCAGGCTGCTGAAAAATTCATGTCGAACCTTAAGCTTGCGATGATTGCAACGCACGTTGCGGACTGCAGGACTTGTGTTCTTCACCCTGCAAGTTCAACTCACAGGCAGATGTCGGACGAAGAGCTGAAGGCGGCGGGCGTTTTGCCGGACATGGTAAGACTTTCTGTCGGCGTTGAAAATGTAAACGATATAATTGCTGATTTAACACAGGCACTGGAGGTTTAA
- a CDS encoding tautomerase family protein — MPHITVQMFPGRNDEIKKNLAEKLAKVASEELGRGIEHFSVSVEDIPQDEWKTRVFDKIVDPDNETVFVKPGYTM; from the coding sequence ATGCCGCATATTACAGTTCAAATGTTTCCCGGAAGAAATGACGAAATCAAGAAGAATCTTGCAGAAAAACTTGCAAAAGTAGCGAGCGAGGAGCTTGGCAGGGGAATCGAGCATTTTTCTGTTTCTGTAGAAGACATTCCGCAGGACGAATGGAAAACTCGTGTTTTTGACAAGATTGTAGACCCGGACAACGAAACTGTTTTTGTAAAGCCTGGCTATACAATGTAG
- the aroF gene encoding 3-deoxy-7-phosphoheptulonate synthase — MIVILKKGASEPAINEFVEEVKQKGLGVHISTGVDKTIIGLLGDTSKLVPEDFLANDIVETAERVSAPYKMASRSFHPENTVVCIGAGQSGVIECKIGDGKTVPVIAGPCAVETEGQIMDAAFAVKKAGARILRGGAYKPRTSPYSFQGLGKEGIKLLEKAKKETGLPICTELMAISELKNFENVDLIQVGARNFQNFDLLKELGKFNKPVLLKRGLSGTINELLMSAEYIMANGNENVILCERGIRTYDGYTRNCLDVSAVPYLHKVSHLPVVIDPSHACGIRWMVGTLAQSAVAAGADGLEIEVHCCPEKAWSDASQQLPPSQFEELMVKLGKYAAVEGKTM; from the coding sequence ATGATAGTGATTTTAAAGAAAGGCGCATCAGAGCCGGCAATCAATGAATTTGTTGAAGAAGTTAAGCAGAAAGGTCTTGGCGTTCATATTTCAACTGGAGTAGACAAGACTATTATTGGTCTTTTGGGCGACACTTCAAAACTTGTTCCAGAGGATTTTCTTGCAAATGATATAGTTGAAACTGCGGAGCGTGTCAGCGCGCCGTACAAAATGGCAAGCCGTTCATTCCACCCGGAAAACACAGTTGTCTGCATCGGAGCAGGACAGAGCGGCGTTATTGAATGTAAAATTGGAGACGGAAAAACTGTTCCTGTAATCGCAGGTCCTTGCGCAGTTGAAACTGAAGGTCAGATTATGGATGCGGCGTTTGCTGTAAAAAAAGCCGGAGCAAGAATTTTACGTGGCGGTGCATACAAGCCAAGAACTTCACCTTATAGTTTTCAGGGACTTGGAAAAGAAGGTATAAAGCTTCTTGAAAAAGCAAAGAAAGAAACTGGGCTTCCAATCTGTACTGAACTTATGGCAATCAGCGAACTTAAGAATTTTGAAAATGTTGACTTGATTCAGGTTGGAGCAAGAAACTTTCAGAACTTTGATCTTTTGAAGGAACTTGGAAAATTCAACAAGCCTGTTTTGCTCAAGCGCGGTCTTTCTGGAACAATCAACGAGCTTTTGATGAGCGCGGAATATATAATGGCCAACGGAAACGAAAATGTCATTCTTTGCGAACGCGGAATCAGAACTTATGACGGCTACACACGCAACTGCCTTGACGTGAGCGCAGTTCCTTATCTTCATAAAGTTTCCCACTTGCCGGTTGTAATTGACCCAAGCCATGCCTGCGGAATCAGATGGATGGTTGGAACTCTTGCCCAGTCTGCTGTTGCCGCTGGTGCTGACGGACTTGAAATTGAAGTTCACTGTTGCCCTGAAAAAGCCTGGAGCGATGCAAGCCAGCAGCTTCCGCCTAGCCAGTTTGAAGAGCTTATGGTTAAGCTTGGAAAATACGCGGCTGTTGAAGGAAAAACTATGTAA
- a CDS encoding prephenate dehydrogenase has protein sequence MKNLSDLTYGIVGFGLMGGSLGKAIRENVLSVSSASGKIFAADINEASLSLAREQHIADETFLISEVDSMLCQCDFVFVCLYPHATLEFLIQHKNDFKSGSIVTDISGVKSEIFSHLNEILSGGFDFIPGHPMAGSEKEGYANSCGSIFKDHNYILMPLKQNKSENLELFKQLISLMGFTRIVETDAFVHDHKIAFTSQLCHVIASALVDSAEDSKITAFGGGSFEDLTRIAMINAPLWTELFLANKKELLLHIENFEKSLNELKGFIEKSDASSLKSYLENVREKRISMSRIEVKV, from the coding sequence TTGAAAAATTTATCAGACTTGACTTATGGAATTGTTGGATTCGGACTTATGGGCGGTTCTCTTGGAAAGGCAATCAGGGAAAATGTGCTTTCAGTTTCTTCTGCCAGCGGAAAAATTTTTGCTGCGGACATAAACGAAGCTTCCCTTTCCTTGGCGAGAGAGCAGCACATTGCGGATGAAACTTTTCTCATCAGCGAAGTTGACTCTATGCTTTGCCAGTGCGACTTTGTTTTTGTGTGCCTTTATCCTCATGCGACTTTGGAATTTTTAATTCAGCACAAAAACGATTTTAAGTCTGGCTCAATTGTAACGGATATAAGCGGAGTCAAGTCTGAAATATTTTCGCATTTGAATGAAATTCTTTCCGGCGGATTTGATTTTATTCCGGGGCATCCGATGGCTGGCAGCGAAAAGGAAGGCTACGCAAATTCCTGTGGTTCAATTTTTAAAGATCATAACTACATTTTAATGCCGCTCAAGCAGAACAAGAGCGAAAATCTGGAGCTTTTTAAGCAGCTTATTTCACTTATGGGATTTACCCGGATTGTAGAAACTGACGCTTTTGTTCATGACCATAAAATTGCGTTTACTTCCCAGCTTTGCCATGTTATTGCGAGCGCGCTTGTTGACAGTGCGGAAGATTCCAAGATAACGGCTTTTGGCGGCGGAAGCTTTGAGGACTTAACTAGAATCGCCATGATTAATGCGCCTTTGTGGACGGAACTTTTTCTTGCAAATAAAAAAGAGCTTCTGCTTCACATTGAAAACTTTGAAAAATCCCTGAACGAACTAAAGGGCTTTATAGAAAAAAGCGACGCTTCTTCCTTGAAGTCTTACCTTGAAAATGTCCGTGAAAAGCGCATTTCCATGAGCCGCATAGAAGTAAAAGTGTAA
- a CDS encoding CHASE2 domain-containing protein produces the protein MNQKHKLWTRAIIIALSSILITLVFHFSGLFNAFENKSYDLRMINAAKYKQPCEEICLIIVDQESIDWAKEKYNWSWPWPREAYGRMIDFISAGNPKAITFDILYTEPSVYGEEDDIALGVAEAKSKKVIQTFFYSADDYGKTLMPVKPINDNAALLGNITSAKDSDDIIRRTRLFDTFNGTEYPTLGLAPLFLNEETPDFSSIPVVGNNTALLRFTKSIDDYFPYSAKDILESHELWLQGKEGVLSPEDFNDLYIFCAYYAPGLFDICSTPVSQVYPGVGIHITTLDNYLTESFIKKVPFCISLLWLVALAFFASLFAVISEKISPRFSAFFISAGIFAGIAVSILVPVILFNNGIWILMIAPLFAFVISEMASVVVSLSVEGKQKRFIRSAFSQCLSKDVVNQIINDSSSFTLGGKEFEMSAIFTDIQKFSSFSELLTAKELGCLLNFYLTKMSDIIIDEKGTVDKYEGDAIVALVGAPVAMQDHAVHACAAAIKMKKAEQVMNQDIIRYSQNPKPSWMEESLYSAFKTLVANSKTIFTRIGINSGEMIAGYFGSEKKKNYTMMGNNVNLASRLEGVNKQYHTNGILISQSTKELLGDRFVVRSLDRVRVVNINTPIGLYELIEEKSLASPELLDYMQSWENAMAEFNKRNYTKAKELFSSLAEKNSTDNVAKYYIHLLDCYFLKGTFPKESDYEGVEFNPDDGVFKLLQK, from the coding sequence ATGAACCAAAAACATAAGCTTTGGACAAGAGCCATAATCATTGCCCTTTCAAGCATTCTGATAACTTTAGTTTTTCATTTTTCAGGATTATTCAATGCTTTTGAAAACAAGTCCTATGACCTTCGCATGATAAACGCGGCAAAATACAAACAGCCTTGCGAAGAAATATGTCTGATTATTGTTGACCAAGAAAGCATTGACTGGGCAAAAGAAAAATACAACTGGTCATGGCCTTGGCCTAGAGAAGCTTATGGAAGAATGATTGATTTTATTTCAGCCGGAAATCCTAAGGCAATCACATTCGATATTCTTTACACAGAGCCTTCTGTATATGGAGAGGAAGATGACATTGCTTTGGGCGTGGCAGAGGCAAAAAGCAAAAAAGTTATACAGACATTTTTTTATTCCGCAGATGACTACGGAAAAACTTTAATGCCTGTAAAGCCAATCAATGACAATGCCGCCCTTCTAGGAAACATTACAAGCGCAAAAGACAGCGATGATATTATCCGCCGCACTCGCCTTTTTGACACATTTAATGGAACTGAATATCCAACGCTCGGACTTGCACCTCTTTTCTTAAATGAAGAAACTCCTGACTTCTCTTCTATTCCTGTAGTAGGCAACAACACTGCCCTTTTGCGTTTTACAAAATCCATAGACGATTATTTTCCATACAGCGCAAAAGATATTCTTGAAAGCCATGAACTTTGGCTGCAAGGAAAGGAAGGCGTTTTGTCTCCAGAAGATTTTAATGACCTTTATATTTTCTGCGCATATTATGCTCCGGGACTTTTTGACATTTGCTCAACGCCGGTTTCACAAGTTTACCCTGGAGTTGGAATTCATATTACAACTTTGGACAATTACCTTACAGAAAGCTTTATAAAAAAAGTTCCATTCTGCATTTCTCTTTTATGGCTGGTTGCGCTGGCATTCTTTGCGTCTTTGTTTGCTGTCATAAGTGAAAAAATTTCTCCGCGGTTTTCTGCATTTTTTATTTCAGCAGGAATATTTGCTGGAATTGCAGTTTCAATTCTTGTGCCTGTAATTTTGTTCAACAACGGAATTTGGATTTTAATGATTGCGCCTTTGTTCGCTTTTGTTATTTCAGAAATGGCAAGTGTTGTTGTAAGCTTGTCTGTAGAAGGAAAGCAAAAACGCTTTATCCGTTCTGCGTTCAGCCAGTGCCTTTCAAAAGATGTTGTCAATCAAATTATAAATGACTCTTCTTCGTTTACATTGGGCGGAAAAGAATTTGAAATGTCGGCGATTTTTACAGACATTCAAAAGTTTTCATCCTTTAGCGAGCTGCTCACAGCAAAAGAGCTTGGCTGCCTTCTAAACTTTTATCTTACAAAAATGTCTGACATCATAATTGATGAAAAAGGAACTGTTGATAAATACGAAGGAGATGCGATTGTTGCTCTTGTCGGCGCGCCAGTTGCAATGCAAGACCATGCAGTTCACGCGTGTGCCGCCGCAATAAAAATGAAAAAGGCAGAACAAGTAATGAATCAAGATATTATCCGATATTCGCAAAATCCTAAGCCTTCATGGATGGAAGAATCCTTGTATTCTGCATTTAAAACTCTTGTGGCAAACAGCAAGACAATTTTCACTAGAATCGGAATTAATTCAGGTGAAATGATTGCAGGCTATTTTGGCTCAGAAAAGAAAAAGAATTATACAATGATGGGCAACAATGTAAATCTTGCGTCCCGACTTGAAGGTGTCAACAAGCAGTATCACACAAACGGAATTCTTATAAGCCAAAGCACAAAAGAATTGCTTGGCGACAGATTTGTTGTGCGTTCCCTTGACCGTGTGCGGGTTGTAAACATCAACACACCGATTGGACTTTATGAACTGATTGAAGAAAAATCGCTTGCCTCTCCCGAACTTCTTGATTATATGCAGAGCTGGGAAAATGCAATGGCTGAATTTAATAAAAGAAACTACACAAAAGCAAAAGAACTATTTTCTTCACTTGCGGAAAAAAACAGCACTGACAACGTTGCAAAATATTACATTCATCTTCTTGATTGCTATTTTCTTAAAGGAACTTTTCCAAAAGAAAGTGATTACGAAGGAGTTGAATTCAATCCAGACGATGGAGTTTTCAAACTGCTTCAGAAGTAA
- a CDS encoding M48 family metallopeptidase, whose protein sequence is MKKLSKKILCVCIFSSVSLAAFSADIFGALNKVNSAVQKTQDIKKTLEQASSTVESIDRATEPITTQDSYFIGRTVASNVLTEYKLYTASPKATAYVNKICKAITMNSDTPKIYKDYCVAILDSDEINALSTSGGHIFITTGILKCCNSEDEVAAIIAHEIAHIQLKHATTAIKTVRTTEAISNSAMMAKNYTKQFSNLNQEEKQSADFLTSSSISMMNVITETGYTKGQEFKADEKAVSLMADAGYDPNALTDVLKMLKTKSSGEDSGWGKTHPKPETRINSVQKVLKNFTFTGISRDVRQSRFENALAGIK, encoded by the coding sequence ATGAAAAAGCTATCAAAAAAAATTTTGTGTGTTTGCATTTTTTCATCAGTTTCTTTAGCCGCATTTTCCGCTGATATTTTTGGCGCATTAAACAAAGTCAATTCCGCTGTTCAAAAAACTCAGGATATAAAGAAAACACTTGAGCAAGCTAGCAGCACAGTTGAATCAATAGACAGGGCAACAGAGCCTATTACAACGCAGGACTCATATTTTATCGGAAGAACTGTTGCATCCAATGTTCTTACAGAATACAAGCTTTACACGGCATCTCCAAAAGCAACTGCTTATGTTAATAAAATTTGCAAAGCAATCACAATGAATTCCGACACGCCAAAAATCTACAAGGATTACTGCGTTGCGATTCTTGACTCGGATGAAATCAATGCACTGTCTACAAGCGGCGGGCACATTTTTATTACAACAGGAATTTTGAAATGCTGCAATTCAGAAGATGAAGTCGCGGCAATCATTGCACATGAAATTGCGCACATCCAGCTTAAGCACGCAACCACAGCAATCAAGACTGTAAGAACAACAGAAGCAATTTCAAATTCCGCAATGATGGCAAAAAACTACACAAAGCAGTTTTCAAATCTTAATCAAGAGGAAAAGCAGTCCGCGGATTTTCTTACCAGTTCCAGCATTTCAATGATGAATGTCATTACAGAAACTGGATACACAAAAGGCCAGGAATTCAAAGCTGACGAGAAAGCAGTTTCGCTTATGGCAGATGCAGGCTATGATCCAAACGCCTTGACTGATGTCCTGAAAATGCTCAAAACAAAAAGCAGCGGAGAAGATTCAGGCTGGGGAAAAACTCATCCAAAGCCAGAAACCAGAATCAACAGCGTGCAAAAGGTTCTTAAAAATTTTACTTTTACAGGAATCAGTAGAGATGTCCGCCAGTCAAGATTTGAAAACGCTTTAGCAGGAATAAAATAA
- a CDS encoding SH3 domain-containing protein has product MSKIKVIFLSVMALNISSAFAAEPKPQYVQVDSAIVRVKASQFASSAGTLKLGDKVKVTSKGKSWSFISSEDGKIEGWLPNSSLTAKKLIVNTSGKTSANAKELGLAGKGMDKAFEKVYSQANEISYAQVDKIEANACSEKDAIAFIKEGQLNAGGEE; this is encoded by the coding sequence ATGAGTAAAATCAAAGTTATTTTTTTATCAGTTATGGCGCTGAATATTTCTTCTGCATTTGCCGCAGAGCCAAAGCCGCAGTATGTGCAGGTGGATTCAGCGATTGTCAGAGTCAAGGCATCCCAGTTTGCGTCCAGCGCAGGAACTTTAAAGCTTGGCGATAAAGTCAAAGTTACTTCAAAAGGAAAATCATGGTCTTTCATTTCATCTGAGGATGGAAAAATTGAAGGCTGGCTTCCAAATTCGTCTTTAACAGCAAAAAAGCTGATTGTAAATACCAGCGGAAAAACTTCAGCAAATGCAAAAGAGCTTGGGCTTGCAGGAAAAGGAATGGACAAGGCTTTTGAAAAAGTTTACAGCCAGGCAAATGAAATTTCGTATGCACAAGTTGATAAAATTGAAGCAAATGCCTGTTCAGAAAAAGATGCCATTGCTTTTATAAAAGAAGGCCAGCTCAATGCCGGAGGTGAAGAATAA